The sequence ACAGAAGGGATAGATCCGTTATTCACCGCGAAAGGATCAACGATTTTTTCTTCCCCCGACAGAGCGATAGTGCTCAATAGTATATTCATACCTATAACAAGTAGTTTATGCATTGGTATTCCCCTTCCCAATTCCATAATATATATTTTTCTTTTAAGATAACAAAAAGTCATATATTATACTATTTAGTGATTATATAAACCTAACGAGCACAGGAGAAGTAGATAAAAAACAGGTTGGAGCGCTTTACAATGATATATTTAAATCAGATTTTTATAATATTCCACCACTCTATCATCCACATGAATGACCCTTTTGAGATACTGTGTCAGATCTCCCCTGTTAAAATCTATCTTCAGATTTTTGGGGTTGATCGCACGGGATATAGCCACATAGAATTGGCTGGGTGCGAAGATGTTGTCCACATTGCAGACTAGATTATCTATGCTCATACCCTGGCTTTTGTGTATGGTCACCGCATAGGCTAGCTTCAGAGGAAACTGTGAAAGTGTCGCAAGGGACATCGTCTCAACGGTACCGTCATCTTTTACCAGCATATCGACCAGATCAAAGTCATGTCTTTCGACACGCACGAACTCATCCTCTTTCTCTACAATGAGATGGTCCTCTTCTATCTTTCTGAGTATCCCTCTCTCCCCGTTCACGAACTTTCCCCATTTGTTCACAGTAAACAAGATGGGAACACCCTCTTTGAGCGTCAAATGTTCGGAGATAGGCAGCATATTTTTCCAGCCTGCCAGTTTCTTTTCATGGACCGAACCGAACATCTCTATATTTGCAAAAAGTATGGTCTCTTCGGTATCAAGTTCATTGATCTTGGCCCTGTTGGTCCGTTCCACTTCCAGGTTACGGCCAAAGAGATAGGTCGGGTCTTTCTCCAACCCTTCATTGTTCCAAAGTTTTGTCATGTACTGGATCACTTCTTCATCACATTGCCCTTTGCGGACCTTGGAGAGGATATGCGTGAACTCTGCATCTGTGGTACGTTTCATCTTGGTAAGTTCAATGACAGTCAGATCAAAACGTTCCCAGGCCATACTCTCAAAGGCATAGAGCTTTTCTCCAAAGACATCCTGTCTATTGGGCTGTTTTTGCACCGGTGGCAACTGAAAGAAATCTCCCACAAACAGCACTTTCCCCAGATAGCCGTAGTGGTTCAGCCTATAGGCTATCATATCCATCAAGTCCGTACTTACCATGGAAATTTCATCGATGATGATAAGGTCCGTGGCTTTGAGTACTTTTTTGAGGTCTGAAAGCCGACCCTTCGCCCGTTTGTCTCCCGCAGCCAACTCTTCAAAATTATTGGCGATACCGAAGACAAAAAAACTGTGTACGGTAAAACCTCCGATGTTCACAGCACTTACCCCAGTAGAGCCCAAAGAGACAACCTGTTTCCCTCTTTTTCGGTAGTCAGAGATCACCTCATTGGTTATATAGCTCTTTCCGACCCCTGCACCACCTGTCAAGAAAACATTGGAGTGTTTTAGTGCTTCTAATACATCGACTTTATCGCTCAAAACCCAGCCTTATCCACAAATCCGCCCTGGCAGCGGCTTCGTGTCTGTTTTCCCTCTGTTAACAGTGCGCCTAGATCATCACTTCCAGACCCTACATGCAGCCAGAGTTCCGTGATAAGTCCCTTATGACATTTTAACTCTACCCGTTTTCCTGCACCCACTCCGAAGCTCCTGTCAAATACAGTACGGACCTGTTGAAACGTCACATATTTACCTATCTGTTTTTTGAAAAAATCTCCTACCCTGGAATCATTGACCTGTTCTACCATTTTAATAGCATCTGCATAATATCTCTCTGCCCCTGTACCGTAACAGGTACCGTGTTTGATCCATTCATGTTTATGCAGATTTGAAGCCACCCCCGGCATCACTTTTTGCAGACGTTTTTTGACCTCATCACTTAAAGGAATATCTGGAAGTCTGTTCCATTGTTTATGTTTGTCCATAGCCACAGTATGACTGTCCACACCACAATAGTTTTTATTTTTAGGCTGTGGCCAGAGTCCGTGGAGTACAAAATGTTTTTCACTGTAGTTGGGTCTTCCAAAAGCAAACAAACTTCTTTTACACTCTTTCTTTACCCTGTGAGTTTCACAAAAAGCATTGTGCCAGGAGAGGGTCAAAATGTTTTGTTTTGAGATATTTCTATAGTCATATTTTTGCGTTTGATCAAGCCCATTATCGATACCAATAACCTTACTCTCAACCCTTTGGACATTGAGGGGGTTGGAAGATTCTGAACGTTTGGGGAAACACTGCTCATCCACCCATCTCTGAGCCGGATGTTCACCTTTTACTACTATGAGGTTTTGTCCTTTATAGTGTCTGAGTATCGTATATTTTTTTTCTTTATCCAAATGTACGCTATGGGTATTTTGCGTATGTTTCATGTTATTAAATGCAGGGCATTCCTGTGTAGGGAACATCTCTTCTCTTGCAAGAAGCGAAACAGAAAAAAAGATCAATATGAGGATGAGTCGGTTCATGCTATGCCACCCTGGATTTTTTTAAAGTATTATACTGTAACAAACTTTTGCCGCTTTCAATACCCCGGATCCCCCATCAAATATACAACGCGCCAAATCTATCACGGTAGGTCAGATAAAGCCTCAGATCAAATTCAAGCTGATGGTATGCCGGTTCTATATGGGTACAGAGTTTATAGAACGCTTTGTTATGTTCTTTCTCTTTGATATGTGCCAGTTCATGTACCACTATCATCCGTAAAAAGGCTTCAGGGACTTTTTTAAAAAGATGTGAGATATGTATTTCATTTTTGGCTTTAAGCTTCCCGCCTTGTACGCGTGATACAAAGGTATGTGTCCCAAGTGCAGCGTGAATATCGCGTATCTTCGTATCGTAAAGTACTTTGGAAATGGGCGCGGCATTTCGCATGTGGGTATGTTTCAGTGCCTGAACATAGCTGTAGAGACTTTTATCGGTAGTATACTCATGCAATGTGGGGTACTTTGAGAGAAGATACTCGCCGAGTTTATCCTGATCTATAAGGTTTTGCACCTGTGCTTTCAACTGGGTATCGTAACCATTAAGGTATTTTAACATGGGAAATTATATCTCTTTTGAGTTAATTTTAGATACTATAACAGTATGATATTTGATAATTTAGAGACACTCCCTACAACCTTTGGAAATAAAAGAAAAACCCCTGCCGTAAAACCTACCCACCGTTCCAACATGATGCTCAACCCGCTTAACCTCAAGCATCTCAACCGTATAGATGAGCATGATGCAGATATGATCACCCTCAACCTTGAAGATGCCATCGCCCCCTCACGTAAAAAAGAAGCCCTGCATAACATCGCTCTTTTTCTCTCATATATGGAACACGCCAACTCCTTCATTATTGTGCGTACCAATCCTTTAGATGAAGGCGGTGCGGAAGAGATAGCCTTTTTGAATGATTTTGGCTTTGATGCAGTCCGTGTGGCAAAAGTAAAAAACCAGACTGAGATTGCCCAGGCACTTACCCTTCTAAGTGCAGATAAGGAGCTGCATATCTCACTGGAGACAAAAGAGGCCTTTGAAAGCTTGAGTTCACTGCGTATAGATGGACGCCTTACCACAGCGAACCTAGGTATCCTGGATCTTCTCACCTCTTTAGGATTGCCCCAGTCTTTAGTAACGCTGAATAATCCTACCATAGACTACATTCTCTCCAAATTTTTGGTAGATGCAAAAACTGCAGGCATACACCCTATCTCATTTATGTTCCAGGAGTATAATGACACAGAGACCTTCAAAGCATGGTGTGAAAGGGAAAAGATGATGGGGTTTGACACCAAAGCATGTATGGGTCCCAAACAGGTTCAGATAGCCAATGAAATATTTAATACCAACAGAGATGAGATAGCAAGGGCTTTGCATATCAAAGAGGCTTTTGAAACCCATGCCGCACAAGGTATCAATGGATTCATGGATGAGAAATACGGATTCATAGACGAGCCCATCTACCGTGACAGCCTGTTGGTTCTCAATCATAGTTAAGGCGAGAAGTTGAGATCTGTTACACTAATATTACTCACCATACTTTTACCATATTTTCTGTCTGCAAATGATGATCGTCCTCCCATTCCGTATGATTTCCTAGCCAAAAAAGAGGTCAAGTCATTCATCAATAAAATGGTAAAAAAACATCATTTCACACACCGCTATATAACTGCTGTACTAAAGAGTGCGAAACTTGACCGCGACACACTGGCACGATATACAGGAAAATACAAAGTAGGCAGCACGAATGGTCCCTGGGAACGATACAAAGCACATGTACTTGACCCGGTCACTCTAGACAAAGCCAAAGCGTTTAAAAAGAGATACTATAAAACACTCCTAAAAGCAAGTCGAGAATATCGGGTTGACATGGAGTACATTGTGGGGTTTATTGGAGTGGAAAGCAAATTTGGAGAATACAGCGGAGACTATAATGTATTGGATGCTTTGAGCACCCTTGCCTTTCATAAAAACCGTATGAAGAAATTTTTCAAGTCCGAGTTGGAACATCTCTTTTTGATGGCCAGAGAACAGAACTATGATATCACTACACTGCAGGGTTCTTTTGCCGGAGCTATGGGCATGGTACAGCAAATGCCTTCGGTCTTCAGAAAGTTTGGTATGGACTATAACCGTGACGGGGAAAAGGACCCGTGGGACTTGGAGGATGCCATTGGGATCATTGCAAAATTTATGCATAAGAATGGCTGGAAAAAAGGAGCCCAGGTCGCTATCCCGACCAAATTTAAAGGAAAGCGCTATACAAAGCTCAAAACAAGCCACAGAAGACCCCTGCCATTAAAGACGATCTTAAAGCATGGTATCACACCTTTAAAGCGCTTTAATGAACCTAAAGCCTATCTGCTTAAAAACCGTAACCTTACCCATGATGACATCTGGCTGGGGGCCAAAAACTTCCGTGTACTGACACGTTACAATAATTCAACAAGCTATGGTATGGCCATACACCTTATTGCACAGGCTGTCAAGTACAAATATATTTCTCCTCAAATGCCGTTTTAGAGAGTGGCTCCTCGAAATAAAATCCCTGAAACACATCACACTCTATTTTGATCAAGAAGAGAAGCTGTTCAAATTTTTCTATACCCTCAGCCACAATATTCAGATCAAAATTCTTTGCTATGGAGATGATCGTACTGATCATCTTCTTATCATCTTGACCGTCATCCAAACGCGCTACGAATGTTCTATCTATTTTTACTTCATCGATGGGTAACATTTTTAAATTACTGAGTGAAGAGTACCCCGTACCAAAGTCATCAATGGAAAATGAAATACCGATCTCTTTTAATCTGTTCATCATATTGATCACTTTTTTCATATCTTCAGCGAATACATGCTCTGTAATCTCAAAAATAATTTTTTGTCCGCTCTCTTTTTTAGGAAAATAGATTTTGATCAAACGATCTACTTCATTGACAAATGTCTCGCATAACAGTTGTCTCATACTGATATTCACCGAAATAGAACTTAATTTCCTACCTTTTGCATTCCATCTATTGATACTTTCAAATGTCTCTTTTAGCACATAGCTGCCGACCTCTAAGATCAACCCAGTATTTTCCACTATGGGAATGAACTCCTCAGGGCCCACTCTACCCAATTCATCGTCATCCCATCTGATCAGTGCCTCACAACCCATTACTTCTTCATCTTTGTCAAACTGCGGCTGATAAAATACCTCTATTTTATTTTCATTCAGTGCATAATGTAGTTTCTGCTCTATAAGAAGATGTCTCTCAACCCTCTTTGCAAGGTCCTGGTTAAAGACGATTACACCGTCTCTGCCTTGAGCCTTTGCTTCATACATCGCTATATCTGCTTCCCTAATAAAGTTTTTACTATAGATGAATGAAGGGTTGATTTGATGTACACCGATACTAGCACTGATATGAAGATGATGGCCATCAATACTATAAGGTTTTCGAATGACCTTGAGCAATCCTTCCGAAAAACCATATGCAAGATCCCTTTTGAACACTTCTTCATTGAACTCTTTGCTTATAAGGATAAACTCATCACCTCCTAAACGCGCTACTATATGTGTATCTTTGGCATACGCTTTAAGACGTTCGGAAACTTCTATCAACAACTTATCACCGATATCATGTCCCAAAGAGTCATTAATGGTTTTAAAATGATCCAGATCTATCAAAAACATACATGCAGTTTTCTGATTTACGGCCAATCTTTCAATCAAAGACTCCATGTACTCCATAAAATAGCGTCGGTTATAGAGCCCTGTCAGAATGTCATGCTGCGCTTGGGAATAATTCTTCTGTAATAATCTGTTGGTATTAAAGGATGCATACAATAAGACAAATAAAAATATAAGAGAAAAGAGGGAGAGTATATATCCATACCATGTATCGATAAATGCAAAATAGACGGTCAACGGCAGCATCAGGGTAACCAAAATAGGCACAAACAGTTTTTTATCAGAGATAAGCAGGGTTGATGCAACAACTGCAGCACCCAACTGTGTAAAAATGGCTATGTAGTGTATATGGTATTTGTCATATCCGACATACATTACAAATACCAATGACCAGACAGAAAAGATCATATACATGAACCATGTAAGTTTTTTATACCATTTTTTTAAATGATTTTCATCCATTTTGTATGTAGCAAATTCATTATATAGCGTCCACCCATACAATGAAATACATAACAATATACCATACCATACCAATGCAGGAGTAACAATATGAAAAATCCAACCAACAATGACATACACAAGCCCGGGAATAAGAGAAAGCCCGATCATTAGAAGAATTTGTTTTTGAAGAAATGTATAATATTTTTGATGCTTCATATATCTATTATACAATAATTTTGATCTTAATCCTCGAAGATAATAATATCATAGGAACTTTTTGTAACCAATGCCTTACTTGAATGTACAGAACCATTACGATTTACTTTACTGAGTTCTTCACGTAATTGGTCTATCTCTTCTTGCATTGCATCTATCTGTTCTTTAAGCTGCAGCACAATGTCGACCCCGGCAAGGTTCACACCCATTTGACGTGTTAAACGCAAAATGAGTTTCATTCGTTCAATGTCACGTTGTGAATAAAGCCGCATACGTCCCTGCGTACGAGAAGGCTCAACCAAACCTTCACGTTCATACTGTCTCAGTGTCTGGGGATGTATGTCTAGCATGCTAGCCACTACAGAGATTAGGTACACGGGTTCATCATAACTGTGCATAGAATATCCTTTAGAGTTTTGCTTCGATCATCGCTTTAAGTTCATCATCCAATGTATCTACATCAGGTAAAACCACATTTGCTACAAGGTACAAGTCACCTTTCAATGCCGTTTTTCTGTCAGCGACACCTTTGCCTTTCAGTCTGAATTTCTGACCGTTCTTCGTATTTTTAGGTACTTTGAGCGACACCTCTTTTTCCGGTGTATCTATGGCGATCTTACCTCCAAAAAGTGCATCTTTTAAAGGCACATCAAATGTTTTATAGAGGTTGTCGCCTTTTCTTTCATATTCATCGGAAGCTGCAACTTCTACCTGAATAAGGAGGTCTCCTACATGTCCTTGGTATTGTTTACCTTTACCGCGTACACGCATAGTTTCACCGCTTTTGATCCCTGCTGGGATCTTGATGTCAAAATTTTGTCCATTGGCAGAGACATTGTGTTTGCCACCGTTGATCGCTACCATGAATGGTACGGTGATACGTGCCTGCAGATCAAGGTCAGGCATACCAAAACCGCCAAAACCGCCTTGTGCCCCGCCAAAACCGCCACTGAAGCCTCCACCGCCTCCACCGAACATTTGTCTGAGAATCTCATCGAGGTCAACACCTCCGCCTTGTCTCTGTGCAAAATCATGGAAATTCTGCCCGCCGAACATTTGATCTCCAAACTGGTCATATTGCGCTTTTTTCTCAGGATCTGAGAGTACTTCATAGGCTGCATTGATCTCTTTGAACTTATCTACGGCACTCTCATCTTTGTTAATGTCAGGGTGGTATTTTCTTGCGAGTTTTCTATAAGACTTTTTAATTTCATCGGCAGAAGCATTTTCACTTACACCGAGTGTTTCATATAAACTTTTTGACATGGTATTCCTAAAATAATGGTTTTTTTATTTTAAAAAATTATATCAGAAAAGTTTAGTCAATGTCAATCAAGTTAGATGGAATCATGGTTGATACGGTACTGTTTTATAGCCTTCGTGTATCAT is a genomic window of Sulfurovum sp. XGS-02 containing:
- a CDS encoding ATP-dependent RecD-like DNA helicase; its protein translation is MSDKVDVLEALKHSNVFLTGGAGVGKSYITNEVISDYRKRGKQVVSLGSTGVSAVNIGGFTVHSFFVFGIANNFEELAAGDKRAKGRLSDLKKVLKATDLIIIDEISMVSTDLMDMIAYRLNHYGYLGKVLFVGDFFQLPPVQKQPNRQDVFGEKLYAFESMAWERFDLTVIELTKMKRTTDAEFTHILSKVRKGQCDEEVIQYMTKLWNNEGLEKDPTYLFGRNLEVERTNRAKINELDTEETILFANIEMFGSVHEKKLAGWKNMLPISEHLTLKEGVPILFTVNKWGKFVNGERGILRKIEEDHLIVEKEDEFVRVERHDFDLVDMLVKDDGTVETMSLATLSQFPLKLAYAVTIHKSQGMSIDNLVCNVDNIFAPSQFYVAISRAINPKNLKIDFNRGDLTQYLKRVIHVDDRVVEYYKNLI
- a CDS encoding YgjP-like metallopeptidase domain-containing protein; this encodes MLKYLNGYDTQLKAQVQNLIDQDKLGEYLLSKYPTLHEYTTDKSLYSYVQALKHTHMRNAAPISKVLYDTKIRDIHAALGTHTFVSRVQGGKLKAKNEIHISHLFKKVPEAFLRMIVVHELAHIKEKEHNKAFYKLCTHIEPAYHQLEFDLRLYLTYRDRFGALYI
- a CDS encoding CoA ester lyase, with amino-acid sequence MIFDNLETLPTTFGNKRKTPAVKPTHRSNMMLNPLNLKHLNRIDEHDADMITLNLEDAIAPSRKKEALHNIALFLSYMEHANSFIIVRTNPLDEGGAEEIAFLNDFGFDAVRVAKVKNQTEIAQALTLLSADKELHISLETKEAFESLSSLRIDGRLTTANLGILDLLTSLGLPQSLVTLNNPTIDYILSKFLVDAKTAGIHPISFMFQEYNDTETFKAWCEREKMMGFDTKACMGPKQVQIANEIFNTNRDEIARALHIKEAFETHAAQGINGFMDEKYGFIDEPIYRDSLLVLNHS
- a CDS encoding lytic transglycosylase domain-containing protein, translated to MRSVTLILLTILLPYFLSANDDRPPIPYDFLAKKEVKSFINKMVKKHHFTHRYITAVLKSAKLDRDTLARYTGKYKVGSTNGPWERYKAHVLDPVTLDKAKAFKKRYYKTLLKASREYRVDMEYIVGFIGVESKFGEYSGDYNVLDALSTLAFHKNRMKKFFKSELEHLFLMAREQNYDITTLQGSFAGAMGMVQQMPSVFRKFGMDYNRDGEKDPWDLEDAIGIIAKFMHKNGWKKGAQVAIPTKFKGKRYTKLKTSHRRPLPLKTILKHGITPLKRFNEPKAYLLKNRNLTHDDIWLGAKNFRVLTRYNNSTSYGMAIHLIAQAVKYKYISPQMPF
- a CDS encoding bifunctional diguanylate cyclase/phosphodiesterase; the encoded protein is MKHQKYYTFLQKQILLMIGLSLIPGLVYVIVGWIFHIVTPALVWYGILLCISLYGWTLYNEFATYKMDENHLKKWYKKLTWFMYMIFSVWSLVFVMYVGYDKYHIHYIAIFTQLGAAVVASTLLISDKKLFVPILVTLMLPLTVYFAFIDTWYGYILSLFSLIFLFVLLYASFNTNRLLQKNYSQAQHDILTGLYNRRYFMEYMESLIERLAVNQKTACMFLIDLDHFKTINDSLGHDIGDKLLIEVSERLKAYAKDTHIVARLGGDEFILISKEFNEEVFKRDLAYGFSEGLLKVIRKPYSIDGHHLHISASIGVHQINPSFIYSKNFIREADIAMYEAKAQGRDGVIVFNQDLAKRVERHLLIEQKLHYALNENKIEVFYQPQFDKDEEVMGCEALIRWDDDELGRVGPEEFIPIVENTGLILEVGSYVLKETFESINRWNAKGRKLSSISVNISMRQLLCETFVNEVDRLIKIYFPKKESGQKIIFEITEHVFAEDMKKVINMMNRLKEIGISFSIDDFGTGYSSLSNLKMLPIDEVKIDRTFVARLDDGQDDKKMISTIISIAKNFDLNIVAEGIEKFEQLLFLIKIECDVFQGFYFEEPLSKTAFEEKYICT
- a CDS encoding heat shock protein transcriptional repressor HspR — its product is MHSYDEPVYLISVVASMLDIHPQTLRQYEREGLVEPSRTQGRMRLYSQRDIERMKLILRLTRQMGVNLAGVDIVLQLKEQIDAMQEEIDQLREELSKVNRNGSVHSSKALVTKSSYDIIIFED
- a CDS encoding DnaJ C-terminal domain-containing protein; translation: MSKSLYETLGVSENASADEIKKSYRKLARKYHPDINKDESAVDKFKEINAAYEVLSDPEKKAQYDQFGDQMFGGQNFHDFAQRQGGGVDLDEILRQMFGGGGGGFSGGFGGAQGGFGGFGMPDLDLQARITVPFMVAINGGKHNVSANGQNFDIKIPAGIKSGETMRVRGKGKQYQGHVGDLLIQVEVAASDEYERKGDNLYKTFDVPLKDALFGGKIAIDTPEKEVSLKVPKNTKNGQKFRLKGKGVADRKTALKGDLYLVANVVLPDVDTLDDELKAMIEAKL